The Aspergillus nidulans FGSC A4 chromosome VIII genome contains the following window.
gctggtgctgggaaAGAAATAGGAACAcagaaagaaagccaagaacCAGTCTATGAGCGCGCAGTCCTCACAGGTATAGCGGCGAGTATATCTGGTAGCATCGCATCTGTGATTACGACGCCAATTGATGTCGTTAAGACGCGGATGATGTTGGCTGCTAGTGGCAACcgtccctcttctgcttcaggcGGGAAGGAGGTACCAAAGAAGCTGGGTAGTATCTGGGCCGTTGGGAACCAGATCTTCAAAGATGAAGGAATGAAGGGTCTTTTCCGGGGCGGAGCGATTCGGGTCGTTTGGACGGCAATTTCGCTCAGTATCTATCTAAGTATGTATGAGGGTGGTAAATTTTttctggagaagaggaggatgcgaAAGGCTGAACAGGATACCTAGATCGTAGATTTGAATATAGTATTAGATTTTGTTCAGTAGAGTAGCGGAGTTTTTATACTTTAAAACATAAAGGTATCAGATGCAATGGATAGTAAAGGGTCAACAGCCAGAAGAAATAGCCAATGTCAAACAATCATCGATTGAGTCGTGTCGGCATCCAAGTCCATAATCATTCAATCATGTTCATCGTCAAGCATGTACAACTGAAGAAAAGGTAGTCATCATCCAAAAGTCgtgagcttcttcaaccaacTTGGCCTCTTTGGCGGTTCACCGTACGAACGATCACGGTCGTACCTCATCCCTCTGTCTCGCTCATAATCCCCACTCGAGCTCGTCTTCCCATGTTCCCTCTCGCGTTCCCTTTCCGCCCGCCTCGCCTCACGCCTCCTGGCCCGTATCTCTTCTATTTCCTGGTCAGTCAGGCCAGGATACTTGCTTCGTCGCCTCGACTGCTTCCTCAACTCCCGACGCGCCTCTTCATCTGACGACATGGTGTGGCCTGGTATTGGCTCGTCCGGACCTGGCGGCATGTCGAGCACGGTGGGCACAATGGGAGGCGGCTCGGGCGGTTCATCGGCTTGCGAGTCTACCCAAGAGGAAGTCTTGTCTTTGCGTGCGCCGAGCGGCATTGGGGTTGGTTTTGTGGGATCAGCTGCGCGGGATTTTcggcggctgcggctggatCTGTCGGCTTCACGATCGCGGTCACGGTCATCTTTGTACCGATGGATAAACCGGATTCGCTCACGTTCGCCTTCGGGCTCGTGGCTATCGAGGTAGAAATCTCTTGGATCCCTATCGTCAACGCGGGAACGGTGCCGTCGCTGCCTTTCGTAGCCGTAACCGGGGTAATCGTGCATCTCTGCTTCCCGCTCTCGCTCCTGCTGGCGTCTGCGTTCTCGTCGTTCCGCTGCTAAgcgagcttcttcctcccgtgcttcttgttcttcccTACGAATGCGCTCCTCCCGAGCGGCTCTTCGTGCGCGCCTCTCCTCGCGGcgccgctcttcttcttcccgaAGCTGccgttcttgttcttcgcGCTCGCGGGCTCGTTCTTCTCGACgagctcgttcttctcttcgacgTGCCCgtctctcctcgccttcgcGACGCTCAGCCTCACGTAGCTcgtcagctgcagcctgcggAGCCTGGCGTGACGCACGCCGTGCTCTGCGTGCAGTTCGTCGAGCCTCcgcatcctcgacctcggTGTCAGGAAATGCGCCGACGACAGCAGGGTCGGGGCCAAGGCCAAATCCCTCGCCGTCCGAGGCTGGGCGCGTAGAGCGTTTCCGTCGTTCATCGCGCCGGCGTCGAGCTTCGTCACGTTCCGTCTCAGTTGCGTATCTGCTGTCGTCATCACGGCGGGATCGAGACTTGCGACGCTCTGGGGCCGGAGGTTCTGCCTTGGTGCTTCGTCGGAAAGACCCAAGCAAGCCCATTAAACCGGTAGGCTCTGGTCTCTTGGGCACGGTGCTTGATCGCTTCACACGAcgttctctttctcttgatTGTGAAGCTTTTACAAACGCGATGTCATCCGGGCCGGAGAATACTTCTGGGCCTCTTTCATCCTCGCGAAGCTCTTCGGGGTTAGATCTCGACTAGACGATGTCAGAGGGGCGATATTATTGAAATAGGTGATCTTACCCGTCGCGCTGAGTCTCGTCCAGATCGCCTGGAGCCAGAATGCCTTGAGCCTTCCTTCGAGGGTTGGTCGACGTCTTCTCTATTTACCACGACTaaatcttcctcgtcaagggCGTATGGGTCGAGAGCACCTAAGGTTATTAGAACCCTGCCATTATGATAAAAAGGTTGTACGTACGAGACTTTCTCCGCTCCCTATGCCTTTCATGCTGGGACCTTGATTCCTTAACGcccatcatcttcgccaCTTTATCCGGCGCAACATCATCCAGATGCCCGCTCGCATCTATTTCGACCGACTGTTGTTTAGATGACCGCTTGGCAGCGTGAGCAGCAGACTTTCTGGCAGAATTGGTGCGAGAAGGCTGTGGAGGTGTGCCAAGTATGAAGTTTGAGAACGCCATGCCGCGactagccctaacttctcGCCGTCTGTCCTTGTCGGATGCCGAAGATCTCTCTGCTTCGTTCTCAGATTCCCTCGCCCTTGACTGCTTACTCGACTTAGACCTCACAATGGCTGGCgctgcttccttcttgctgggCCTGGCATCCCTTGTCTGTGACTTCTTAGGAGGCGTGGCACCCCAGAAGCCCCAAGTGGTAGCAGGTGTGCGCTCTACACGAGTACGTTCCTTCTTGACAGGCTTCTCGGGTGTCTTAGGGTTACCATCGTCCGGTTCTAAGGCGCCGCTAGCCATCATATCTTCAGCGGTGAGAGGTTCTTGTGGCGGCACTGGCTTTTTCGAgctctttttgctcttcttggcCATCTTCTCAGGCTTTGGAGCAGGCGCTGGTTCAGTCTCTACGTCTAGGGCCTTCTCACCTCCTTCGGGTGATGCATCAGGTTCTGCTGGAGTTtccagctctggctctggctttggctctggcTCAGGGTCCGCTTCCGGCATGGGCTTCAACTCAGGTACAGCCTTCTTTAACTTCTTTAACTTCTTCCTTTCGGACTTTGTGAGTGTAATCGGTTCTGACTCCGGCTCCGGCGCAACCTctggttctggttctggctctggcccaGGGGCCggttcagcttcagctccagcttctggcCTGGGTTCTTGCTCGGATTTCGGCGCTAGTTCTGGCTCGGGCTCAGGTTCGGGGTCTGgatccttcgccttcttcttttcatgcTCTGGTTCTACAAGCTTGCCTTTctttttgtccttcttcttcaacttcttcgaggAAACTGGTTCCGGCTTAGGTTCAGGTTCGGGCTCTGGCACTGGTTCGGGTTCGGGTTCGGGCTCTGGCTCCGCTGCGGGTTCAGGCTCTGGTGGGGGGTCATCAAAGTCGGGGAAACTGCCAGGCACCGAGTCATGCGAGCGCTCCGTCTTGGTAGGTTCGGGCTCGACCTCCACTAAGTGCTCCTTCGAGGGTGACTTCGCAGGTTCTGGCTGAGGCGGAGAtgcttccttctcttttgaTTTAAGTTTTTCCAACGCAGCTTTCTCTTTTAGCCTCTCTTTCTTGGCTTTTTCCAGAGCGCTGATGCGCTCCGCGACGGAGAGCCTTGCTGACGTTTTGGTCTTGGAGGTCTTAGCTGGCAGCGCGGCTGGCGCGGGTGGCTGATGTGCGTCAGGCGCGATTGGCGCCTCGGGCGCTTCCGGTGGGATGTCCGCTGGTTGGTCGCCAATATCAATCAGGTCAGGTTCAGCAGCGTTTATTTCTCCTACCGGGTCAGGTTCTCTGGGCTTCTCCTCggatttcttcttgctggcctTTGGTTTACTGCTTCCCATAGTAGCTGCTCCCAAGCTGGCCCAGAATCCTTTGGCGGCTTTAACAGGggtctcctccttcttcgacTTTACGGGCTTGCCGTCATAATCGTCCCAAATAGGGTCTTCTCTCTCGAGCTCGGAGTCCCTGGTAAATTCCCGCTCGAGCCCTAGGGAAGGAGGTGTGGGCGCAGGGGGCGGAGGCTCTGCGGCGattctgttcttctttgacttcttcTTATCTTTTGAAGAGCCCCAAATGCTGCcccagccatcatccactGGCTCATCTTCCGGCTGCTCATGGACTATCTCGACCAGTTGGTTGTTCTCGTCTAGGACTGGATCTAGGTCAGCAGGAGCTTCCTCTGGGCTCGGTTCTGGTTCGGGTTCAGGCACTGGTTCAGGCTCCAACTCAGGCGCCGGATCAGGCTTCGCTTTGGGTGGAGGCTCAAGAGGAAAATCGCGCCCAGGCAGGGGGAGGTTTTTCTTAGTCAACGCTCTCTCgcgtttctttctttctttagAGGAAAGATTCAACCAATTGTCATACAGAGGATCGTCTGGAAAATCAGGTTTCCACTCTTCTGGTTCCGACTCCGGCTGAGGCTCgggttctggctctggttcaggttcaggctcGGCTGGAGGGGGCGTAGGCTCACGAGGTGGCTCTGGGGCTGGCTCTGGTATCAGTGCagccttgcccttcttctttttctttttgtcaGTAGCGGTGGCAAAGCCCCAGCCTGAACCCCAGCCATCAttcttctccgcttcttctttagcTTTacgttcctcttcctcccttgCTTTccgctcttcctcctctttcgCTAatcgttcctcttcctcttgccttagtcgttcttcctcttctagtctcttcctctcttcttcctcttgctgacgcttctcttcctcctctgcttggcgcttcctctcctcctcctctcgcttcttcctctcctcctcttccttcttcttagcctttttgctcttcttggtAGTAGCAAAACCGCCTAGCCAATCATCAGCAGGCGGAGGCTCAGGGGCCTTGGGTGGCTCTTCTGGAATAGGCTCTTCTGCCACTTTTTTCTGTTCGTTTTTCTTGGACGATATATTCCATCCCCCCCAGCCATCATCATTATTGGTATCCTTGGAGTCGCCATTCGCTGTAGCTGGTGTAGGATCAAAGCCTCCCCCAAAACCAAATCCCATAGACGTGTTCAAGGGATCTGATTTGAACCCACCGCCCCATGGGTTCGTGTTTTTTCCTGTAGCTGCACCTGGAATGTCGATACCCCATTTGCtgccaccaccaacaccaccaccaccaccaccaccaccaccaccaccccaaGCACCAAAACCGAATCCGGTTGATTTTTGCGAGTCGAAGTTCAAATCGAGCTGAGGGGCTCCATCGTTCAGACTCACGTCTTGAAAGGAATTCGACGGCGGCTCCGGCCCGCCTGGTTCCAACTAATTCAGTCAATATCAAGCGCTTTAGTAGTAGATACACAAAATACCTaccttgcccttctttttcttcttctttccaccaactccagccCATGAGTCGTCGTTGTTCGCATCAGCGTCGTCCGCCCAGCTGAGTGCTGCATCTTGGGCTGATGCGGCCTCTTCTGCGGCTTTTTGTTCCGCCTCTTCTTGAGCTTTacgctcttcctcttctttagCCAgccgttcttcctcctctttctttagcctttcctcctcttctttctgtttctgcttcttcttcttctttgtaGTTGTTGTGCCCCAAACATCACCCCagccgtcatcctcgtctccaccGTCACCACCGTTATCACCGTCGTCATCATTTCCATCTCCGGAACCTCCTGCATCACCGGCACCTTCGTCCGGTGGatcctttttttcttcgggtggtggcggcggaggcggatcATTCGCAGGGGGGGGCGGGTTATTCTTCGCGCCCCctccctttttcttcttgcctttaTACTCCCTAATGCCGATAGGGCTCTCGAAGTCGATAGTTTGATGCGACGACTTGTTTCTCGAATCGCTCTTTTCCTCCAAGTCCACGTCTTGGGCCAGGCATTTCTGCTGAGCTAGCGGCGCGGCCTCGGAGTACTCGGGAGGCAGATCGTCAATCACTTCATCATACGGCGGCGGAGGGTGGTCGGGAAAAGGGTTGGGGATGTGGAGGTTGAATTCAAAGGTTAACACAGCATCGCGGACTATGCTCCGACGACGCTCGATATCCTGGAAGGTTTACAACAATCAGTATTTATATAGTGTGGAATAAGCCGGCGAACAGCAGAGTCCTACCTTCACCACCTTTCCGGGCAATACCAAGACGTTATGTTGAGCACTTTCATCTAACAAAAAGGGCATAGGCTCCACGCCTTCCATGATTATATGAGCTCCTTCCTCCATAAGATCTGACCACAGCTTCTCGTGAACTTCGTTTCGGGGCTTCTCCGAAAGCAAGCTTTGCATGAATTGCGGTGCCATATGGGCTGTCGTCCCGCGATGTTCTATGCGCGCAGTGTCCATGTCGGGCAGGAGGTTGGCCAGCAACTCGAGTGAGCCACGCACATGCAATCGGAAAAGTCGTAGACGGGTTCAATTGTTCTTTAGATTTTCGCTCGACCACACTAACGCTGGAACTCGACACAGAACACTCGCTCGAGTAACGTACAAACGTCTGCAAATCCCACACAAGCCCAGAAAGTCGCAAAATGGTTTCCAAATCTTCGTCACAAACCAGAATCATTTAATGGTGCTGACAATCCCAAAAACTAAACCGACTCGAAGCAAGGTCCATCAATCGGGAACCGATAATGTCGACTGGGTGTGAGTCGAAGCATCTAGCTCCGAAGACGTAAAAAGGGTGATTGCAGGGTGCTTGCTCAACAGGGAGACGTAGGAGTCATGAAGTTCATGATCTCAAGGCTCGAGGCGGTGGGACTGGAATGAAGGAGAATGTCGCGAAGGATCGGCCAACGAACGGACAAGATTGGACGGTGCGCGATAGCCAGGACGACGAATGTGAGATCTACAGTGAAGGGGCTTGCATAAGCCAGCAATGTTAGTGGTTTTGCCACAAGCaaaagggagaaaaaaaaaaggtttGTTTGCTTTGCGTTTCCAGTAACAGTCATCAGTCAGATTTCTGTCTGGGCTGGGCTTGCTCCCCTCCCTCTCGTTCGTTGCATGCTTACTTACCCGTAGGATCTGTGCTGAACACTGATCGGCGTTAAGGTGTTCGAGTATAAACGGTGGCTGGGGAGCGAGCGCTGTTGCTCACCACGGGATAGGCGCAGTAGTCGTTGGTCATAAAAAGTCGTGAAGAGGAGTGGAACGGCAAGATCTCAATAATAACAGTAGTAACCGAATAACGATAGAAAAGAGGAAACATTAGATATGAGATGGAGTCACGCAGGGACACACCACTGAGAGAATTGGCGGTGGGAGCAGACGGTCCTATCGATAACAATTCCCCCCCTCCTTTTGCGCCAGTCTTATGCACGATGAATGTAGCTAATGGAGATTGCAGCTATATAACCTGTCTTTCCGTACTACATATGTCGAGTCACCGTCCGATAGCTACCTGATTATTATCGGGCTCATTCTAAATGTTTATTCCAGATTGTATACAAAGTTTGGTTTCGCCAGCAAGTGGGGTCCAAGAAAGTCGAGCCTTCGGTTCATCCCAAGCGTACCCAAGCTTACTCAGAGACAATGCCATGGTACGAGCGTCCATTCGATCATGAGGACTCAATACTTCACAACCATCGTCCAAGTCTCGAGCCTGCATTGACCTATGGCTCTGGCTGCCCACAATCAGTCTATCGGTCATCAGGGACTGCCCTCCAAGAAGAACGCGGATAATCGCCAAGCTAGTCAGTGATGGTTAGGTAGCTCTTCCCTCACCGCATCGAAGGCAAAGTCAAGACGGTCCCCCGCAGGTCACGGTAGGTCTAAGTCTTCCCCATTGGCTTTCTTGTTTCGCGCCGCGGCTAATACCATCTGATGGTCTTTAATTCATGGCTCGATAGCTGCTTGATGGATCCTCCGTGAGGCCGTAGTCAAGCCACTACCAGAGCTTTGTTGTTTTCTGCTCGCTGCAATGATAACGATAACTACCTTTCGAGTCTACCAACGTAAAGTATCGACAGAACTAGCCCTCATCCGGGCACAGTGTCGATCAACCCTGTGAAGTCACGAAAATCTCCGTACACCGGCATGACTCAAGCTGGTTGGTGCATCACACTACGGGGTAAATGCTCCGTGAACGGGAAGTGGCATGCGATGCCCAACATGGAGACACGTCTGCATTCTCTTGAATGTTTCACACTAATCAAGACATTTAAGCGAGCTTCTTGAGTTAGTTTGGTGGGGATGCCATGCGCCTTCAAGTTTTCGGTTTGCCGGGCACCTATCGCATATCAGCCCTCGCTGGCGGCGGACAAGTCCATTTCAGAATAATGCTGCTCGCCTGAATATACCATAGGCATACGGCCGTAGCAGCGGATGCATCTTTAAAAGCTCAGGCGTTCTACACTGAGGTACATTCAAGGCCGGAGTAAAGTACATTAATAACGCCTAGTGAATAACCGAAGGCCGGGGAAGAGCCAAGAGACACAAGCACAGAACGAAATAAAGACAATCAATCCCTAAGCCTGCATGAAACCCTTAATTCCCATAACATCAGAGAGTTTTGATACACAATTCATCAGCTTGGATCGTCCAGAAGGCCTTGTAGAGATATGATAGGTTGATCAACAACGCGCACCCTTCATTCATCCTTGCTCGATTTCTTGTTCCCTTTCAGCTTTGGGACAGGCTGACCATAAACCTCAAGGTATTCGCGCTCATATCGCGCCCGGTCAGCATTGGCTTTTTCTAGGTATGGCTGTCCCCAATTGTTAGTTGAATCAATGATGATTCCGAGTTCAACCCGATTCTTGGGAAGTGACTTACAGCCTTTTCTGATGCCGGCAAGTTTTTCCACTGAACAGCAACATCTTGAGCCATGTCCGAGACTACAAGTGCATTCTTGTCGCGTTTCTCCATGAAAAAGTAAATCCAGGCCGATGTTGGTGGTTTGACCAATCGGTCATCATGGATAATTGAGACCCTGCGTTTGCCCTGAAGCTGCGCCAGCCGACGTCGAGCATTGTTGGCTTCCAGGATCTGCAGAGGAGTGTGAGAATCCACCCATGCTTTCAAAGCAGCTTCGTTAGCGGCTTTGTTGGCCGCCGCTTGGTCGACATAGCGCTATAGACTGTGAGCGAAGGTATAAGAAACACAAGGGAATCAAGTCGACAAACCTGTCTCTCTTCGGGTGTAGCTCTTCGGGCAAGCTCCGTTGCTCTAGAAAACGCTTCCTTGGGAGAGGGGTTGTCAGATTTGTCTACTTCCGACAACTTATCCTTCATAGCATTGACCCAGGGCAAGGTAGGCAGTAACTTCGGCGTTTGCAAAGCGGCTGCCTTAAGTTTCCGCTTGgtctctttcagctcctcgGCCTTCCTTCGTTGCGCCCGAGCTTCTTTTTGCTCCTCAGTCAGAACCTTTCTGGTCTTTCGCACAGCTGGCTTCtttcctgctttcttcttggtcttcttggtCTTTGTAGTCTTTGTCGACTTAGTAGACTTGCTACTAGCTTCCTCCGAAGGGCCATCGTGTGTTGCATAGCTTCGGGCTAAAGTGGTCACTGTCGAGCTAGAACAGGGCAGGCCGCGCGTGACCGAGATTGGGGAACGACGCGCGACAAAGGTGATGCATCGAACGCGATGTTGCGGTGAGAAGACACGAACAGGGCGAGCAAGAGAGCCAGTGCCAGGGAAATTGCGGAGGATACTCCCACCACGTCGAATGAGTTTGAGAGGCATCGCGAGGTTCACTGACGGTATAGGATGCCGTCAGTAATGGAAGGGATAAAGAGTGAGGAAGGATAAAGCAATGTTGATGTAGCGGTCAAGTTGATGAGCCTGGTGCTCGTGCGACCAGATGAGGACTTGTCCCAGGGGCCTGGCGCAGGAGCGATTCTTGAGTTTGAGCTGAAACCGGACTAAG
Protein-coding sequences here:
- a CDS encoding uncharacterized protein (transcript_id=CADANIAT00001354) is translated as MDTARIEHRGTTAHMAPQFMQSLLSEKPRNEVHEKLWSDLMEEGAHIIMEGVEPMPFLLDESAQHNVLVLPGKVVKDIERRRSIVRDAVLTFEFNLHIPNPFPDHPPPPYDEVIDDLPPEYSEAAPLAQQKCLAQDVDLEEKSDSRNKSSHQTIDFESPIGIREYKGKKKKGGGAKNNPPPPANDPPPPPPPEEKKDPPDEGAGDAGGSGDGNDDDGDNGGDGGDEDDGWGDVWGTTTTKKKKKQKQKEEEERLKKEEEERLAKEEEERKAQEEAEQKAAEEAASAQDAALSWADDADANNDDSWAGVGGKKKKKKGKLEPGGPEPPSNSFQDVSLNDGAPQLDLNFDSQKSTGFGFGAWGGGGGGGGGGGVGGGSKWGIDIPGAATGKNTNPWGGGFKSDPLNTSMGFGFGGGFDPTPATANGDSKDTNNDDGWGGWNISSKKNEQKKVAEEPIPEEPPKAPEPPPADDWLGGFATTKKSKKAKKKEEEERKKREEEERKRQAEEEEKRQQEEEERKRLEEEERLRQEEEERLAKEEEERKAREEEERKAKEEAEKNDGWGSGWGFATATDKKKKKKGKAALIPEPAPEPPREPTPPPAEPEPEPEPEPEPQPESEPEEWKPDFPDDPLYDNWLNLSSKERKKRERALTKKNLPLPGRDFPLEPPPKAKPDPAPELEPEPVPEPEPEPSPEEAPADLDPVLDENNQLVEIVHEQPEDEPVDDGWGSIWGSSKDKKKSKKNRIAAEPPPPAPTPPSLGLEREFTRDSELEREDPIWDDYDGKPVKSKKEETPVKAAKGFWASLGAATMGSSKPKASKKKSEEKPREPDPVGEINAAEPDLIDIGDQPADIPPEAPEAPIAPDAHQPPAPAALPAKTSKTKTSARLSVAERISALEKAKKERLKEKAALEKLKSKEKEASPPQPEPAKSPSKEHLVEVEPEPTKTERSHDSVPGSFPDFDDPPPEPEPAAEPEPEPEPEPVPEPEPEPKPEPVSSKKLKKKDKKKGKLVEPEHEKKKAKDPDPEPEPEPELAPKSEQEPRPEAGAEAEPAPGPEPEPEPEVAPEPESEPITLTKSERKKLKKLKKAVPELKPMPEADPEPEPKPEPELETPAEPDASPEGGEKALDVETEPAPAPKPEKMAKKSKKSSKKPVPPQEPLTAEDMMASGALEPDDGNPKTPEKPVKKERTRVERTPATTWGFWGATPPKKSQTRDARPSKKEAAPAIVRSKSSKQSRARESENEAERSSASDKDRRREVRASRGMAFSNFILGTPPQPSRTNSARKSAAHAAKRSSKQQSVEIDASGHLDDVAPDKVAKMMGVKESRSQHERHRERRKSRALDPYALDEEDLVVVNREDVDQPSKEGSRHSGSRRSGRDSARRSRSNPEELREDERGPEVFSGPDDIAFVKASQSRERERRVKRSSTVPKRPEPTGLMGLLGSFRRSTKAEPPAPERRKSRSRRDDDSRYATETERDEARRRRDERRKRSTRPASDGEGFGLGPDPAVVGAFPDTEVEDAEARRTARRARRASRQAPQAAADELREAERREGEERRARRREERARREERAREREEQERQLREEEERRREERRARRAAREERIRREEQEAREEEARLAAERRERRRQQEREREAEMHDYPGYGYERQRRHRSRVDDRDPRDFYLDSHEPEGERERIRFIHRYKDDRDRDREADRSSRSRRKSRAADPTKPTPMPLGARKDKTSSWVDSQADEPPEPPPIVPTVLDMPPGPDEPIPGHTMSSDEEARRELRKQSRRRSKYPGLTDQEIEEIRARRREARRAEREREREHGKTSSSGDYERDRGMRYDRDRSYGEPPKRPSWLKKLTTFG
- a CDS encoding protein hmbB (transcript_id=CADANIAT00001355), producing the protein MPLKLIRRGGSILRNFPGTGSLARPVRVFSPQHRVRCITFVARRSPISVTRGLPCSSSTVTTLARSYATHDGPSEEASSKSTKSTKTTKTKKTKKKAGKKPAVRKTRKVLTEEQKEARAQRRKAEELKETKRKLKAAALQTPKLLPTLPWVNAMKDKLSEVDKSDNPSPKEAFSRATELARRATPEERQRYVDQAAANKAANEAALKAWVDSHTPLQILEANNARRRLAQLQGKRRVSIIHDDRLVKPPTSAWIYFFMEKRDKNALVVSDMAQDVAVQWKNLPASEKAPYLEKANADRARYEREYLEVYGQPVPKLKGNKKSSKDE